The Chloroflexota bacterium DNA window ATTCTGTGCCATCTCGTAGCCGTCCTGCTTGCGAATCGCTTGCAATACCTCGACCTTCTTGTTCCTGAGCGACTCGGAATCGGCGTTGTTCGGCGGTTCCATGGCAACCAAAGTCAGCAGCTGCAACAGATGATTTTGCACCATATCGCGCACGACGCCGGACTCGTCGTAGAATCCGCCGCGCTCTTCCACCGTAATCTCCTCGGCAACGGTGATGCGCACATTGTCGATGTAGTTGCGATTCCACAGCGGCTCGAAAATCGCGTTCGCAAAGCGGAAGACCAGCAGGTTCTGCACCATGTGCTTGCCCAAGTAATGGTCGATGCGATAGACTTGGCTTTCGTCGAACACCTGCCCGACCAGATTGTCTAGCTCGACAGCGGAGCGCAAATCATTGCCGAATGGTTTTTCGATGACGACCCTGCGCCAGCCCGTCGTCTCAGCCGCGAGACCCTGCGCCTTGATGTTTCTGACCGCAGTCTCGAATAGCCATGGCGCGATGGATAGGTAGAATAGCCAGTTCGCGGGAACATCCGCGCCGCCGTCGAGCGTCTGTAAACCTCGCTTCAGAATGCCAAGCCCGTCCGAAGTGCCAAGATCGCCGCGAATGTAATGGATGCGGCTCGCGAACGCTCGCCAAGCGTCGCGCTGCGCCGCAAGATCGCGGAATTCGCTGACCTTGTTCCACATGAACTCGCGGTACGAATCGCTGTTGAAGTCCGACCGCGCGAAGCAGACGACCCGCAGGTTGTCCGGTATGCGCTTGCGGTAAGTCAGCTCGAACAGCGCGGGCATCAGCTTGCGCTGCGCGAGATCGCCCGTGCCGCCGAAGATGACGATGCTTGTGCTTGGCATGCCCATCACTCAGTCCTGCGCACGCTGTGCCCGCCGAATTGGTTGCGCATCGCGGCGAGCAGTTTCGCTCCGAACGGCGCATCCTGACGCGATCGAAAGCGCGCCTGCAACGACGCTGCGATAACAGGCATAGGCACGGCAAGGTCTATGGACTCTTCGAGCGTCCAGCGCCCTTCGCCGGAGTCTTCAACATACGCCTGTATGCCCGCCAGATCGCCGTCTTCATCCAGCGCCGCCGCGGTCAGATCAAGCAGCCACGAGCGCACGACGCTGCCGTAGCGCCAGATATGCGCGACCTGCGCCAGGTCGAAGTCCATATCCTGCTTGGCTTCCATCAGCTCGAAGCCCTCGGCGAACGCTTGCATCATCCCGTACTCGATGCCGTTGTGCACCATCTTCACAAAATGCCCCGCTCCTGACGGCCCCACACGACCATAGCCAATATTGTCGCCCGGTGCGAGCGTGCGAAATATCGGTTCGAGCCGCGCGTAGGCATCAGCATCGCCGCCGACCATCAGGCTATAGCCCTCTGTTAGCCCCCAAATACCGCCGCTCGTGCCGGCGTCCAACATCGAAAT harbors:
- the gnd gene encoding decarboxylating 6-phosphogluconate dehydrogenase, with the protein product MELGMIGLGRMGGNMTLRLLRNGHRVVVFDRDESARRAAKSGGAVSSGSIEELVSLLAPPRAVWVMVPAGDTTDSTIDALSGALSEGDTVIDGGNSNYKDTIRRADALQAHGISMLDAGTSGGIWGLTEGYSLMVGGDADAYARLEPIFRTLAPGDNIGYGRVGPSGAGHFVKMVHNGIEYGMMQAFAEGFELMEAKQDMDFDLAQVAHIWRYGSVVRSWLLDLTAAALDEDGDLAGIQAYVEDSGEGRWTLEESIDLAVPMPVIAASLQARFRSRQDAPFGAKLLAAMRNQFGGHSVRRTE
- a CDS encoding glucose-6-phosphate dehydrogenase (NADP(+)) produces the protein MGMPSTSIVIFGGTGDLAQRKLMPALFELTYRKRIPDNLRVVCFARSDFNSDSYREFMWNKVSEFRDLAAQRDAWRAFASRIHYIRGDLGTSDGLGILKRGLQTLDGGADVPANWLFYLSIAPWLFETAVRNIKAQGLAAETTGWRRVVIEKPFGNDLRSAVELDNLVGQVFDESQVYRIDHYLGKHMVQNLLVFRFANAIFEPLWNRNYIDNVRITVAEEITVEERGGFYDESGVVRDMVQNHLLQLLTLVAMEPPNNADSESLRNKKVEVLQAIRKQDGYEMAQN